A region of Solea solea chromosome 7, fSolSol10.1, whole genome shotgun sequence DNA encodes the following proteins:
- the ccdc153 gene encoding coiled-coil domain-containing protein 153 — protein MPPKKKPKKTKKTTRKIQERIAAGDNDLEAKCRRGVLDIAILQDHIALQCESVRMVQSDRIDLRRRMRDMEQKLEHERQDYRDVNSDFSRQYKTMQSELTNKVKRLETEVNQLNEELALCQEVLRREKREREQVEQEKDATIADLRHKLDNMEIDYEEILHDTLDSLTCQLSVARQVQEDKSPTLCQNYKGLLSELGQNALDI, from the exons ATGCCTCCAAAGAAAAAgcctaaaaagacaaaaaagaccaCAAGGAAGATCCAAGAAAGAA TTGCAGCAGGTGACAATGATTTGGAAGCAAAGTGTAGACGTGGTGTTCTGGATATAGCCATCCTCCAGGATCACATTG CTTTacagtgtgagtctgtgaggATGGTCCAGTCGGACAGAATTGACCTGAGGAGACGCATGAGAGACATGGAGCAGAAGCTGGAGCATGAAAGACAAGACTACAGGGACGTCAACTCTG ACTTTAGTCGCCAGTATAAAACCATGCAGAGCGAGTTGACCAACAAGGTGAAGAGACTAGAGACGGAGGTCAACCAGCTAAATGAAGAACTCG CCTTATGTCAGGAGGTACTgaggagggagaaaagagagcGTGAGCAGGTGGAACAGGAGAAGGACGCCACCATAGCTGACCTCCGACACAAGCTGGACAACATGGAAATAGACTATGAGGAGATCCTGCAT GATACTCTAGACAGCCTGACGTGCCAACTGTCTGTGGCTCGACAGGTTCAGGAGGACAAGAGCCCCACCCTTTGTCAAAATTACAAAGGGCTGCTCTCTGAACTTGGCCAGAATGCACTGGACATCTaa